Proteins from one Mycobacterium sp. SMC-2 genomic window:
- a CDS encoding acyl-CoA thioesterase II, which yields MGFTVQGLLDSLALTQAGPGRFIGSNVDMGSSVVFGGQLMAQSIVAACLGHEGKAAKTLHIVFARTASPDEPVEVVVDPVHSGRTLASSTVTISQGERICAKSMVLLSADEQDIIRHADSPVIASDPDEMHGDEEGGWQIRVVGGVDINDPEAVGPPELDVWNRFVGAPDDRVIGQALLAYATDGFLIGTAMRPHPGVGQALAHKTLSTGVLSHTITFHEPFSAGEWLLLSQRSPYAGCGRSYGRADVFRRDGQLVASFVQDNMIRAMRTGSAGL from the coding sequence ATGGGTTTCACCGTCCAGGGGCTTCTAGACAGCCTCGCGTTGACGCAGGCGGGCCCCGGCCGCTTCATCGGCAGCAACGTCGACATGGGGAGCTCCGTCGTCTTCGGCGGACAGCTCATGGCGCAATCCATCGTGGCCGCTTGCCTGGGCCACGAAGGTAAGGCCGCGAAGACGCTGCACATAGTCTTTGCTCGGACCGCGTCGCCGGACGAGCCGGTCGAGGTTGTCGTCGATCCGGTGCACAGCGGCCGGACGTTGGCGAGTTCCACTGTGACGATCAGTCAGGGTGAGCGAATCTGCGCCAAATCGATGGTGCTCCTCTCGGCGGATGAACAGGACATCATCCGCCACGCCGACTCGCCTGTGATCGCATCGGATCCCGATGAAATGCACGGTGACGAAGAGGGCGGCTGGCAGATTCGCGTCGTCGGGGGCGTCGACATCAACGATCCTGAAGCCGTCGGCCCGCCCGAGCTCGACGTGTGGAACCGCTTCGTCGGCGCGCCCGATGATCGGGTGATCGGGCAAGCGCTGCTCGCGTATGCCACAGACGGTTTCCTCATCGGTACTGCCATGCGGCCCCATCCAGGGGTTGGGCAGGCGCTCGCACACAAGACGCTTTCGACCGGCGTGCTGAGCCACACCATCACCTTCCATGAGCCCTTCTCCGCGGGCGAGTGGCTGCTGCTGTCGCAGCGCAGTCCGTACGCGGGCTGCGGTCGAAGCTACGGGCGCGCCGACGTATTTCGGCGAGATGGGCAGCTTGTCGCGTCGTTCGTGCAGGACAACATGATCCGGGCAATGCGGACGGGTTCCGCCGGGCTGTAA
- a CDS encoding MCE family protein, whose amino-acid sequence MTGWRSAHRILVIGAAVILTVTGCAFRGLNSLPLPGAVGRGAGATIYHVEIANVGTLESNSPVMMKDVVVGSVGNMTFTNWHADVEVSVRPGVVIPANAVATVGQTSLLGSMHLALDAPLGQPPRGRLEPGATIPLDRSSAYPSTEQTLASLSAVVSGGGLGQIGDIVHNLNTALSGRETDFRDLLTRLDTFVGTLDSQRDNIIGAIQGLNRLASTFAGQRDVIARALRDIPPALDVLIRERPRLTTALNKLGVLSATATQLVTDTQADLVKNLKNLEPTLRALADVGAELDTVLGYALTFPFPQDFLDRGFRGDYINVFAVMDLTIPRLKRGLLLGTRWGEEGAPLVAAPGDPYYLNYTYDPLGAPITPAPPAAAPTGPPPGAAPPEAGTPPPSHPKVPAPTDFPPLDEGGR is encoded by the coding sequence ATGACCGGCTGGAGGTCGGCGCATCGGATCCTCGTGATCGGTGCCGCGGTAATCCTCACCGTCACCGGCTGTGCTTTTCGGGGGCTGAACTCGTTGCCATTGCCCGGAGCGGTGGGCCGGGGCGCCGGAGCCACGATCTACCACGTCGAAATCGCCAACGTCGGCACGCTGGAATCAAACTCACCGGTGATGATGAAAGACGTCGTCGTCGGCAGCGTGGGGAACATGACCTTCACGAACTGGCACGCCGATGTCGAGGTATCGGTGCGGCCCGGCGTGGTGATCCCCGCCAACGCCGTCGCCACCGTCGGTCAGACCAGCCTCCTGGGATCCATGCACCTGGCGCTCGATGCGCCCCTGGGCCAACCACCGCGCGGGCGACTCGAGCCGGGCGCCACCATCCCGTTGGACAGATCATCGGCCTACCCGTCGACCGAGCAGACGCTGGCGTCGCTGTCGGCCGTCGTCAGCGGCGGCGGGTTAGGACAGATCGGCGATATCGTCCACAACCTCAACACCGCGCTGTCCGGGCGGGAAACCGATTTCCGCGATCTGTTGACCAGATTGGACACCTTCGTCGGCACGCTGGATAGCCAGCGCGACAACATCATTGGCGCCATTCAGGGTCTGAACCGGCTCGCGAGCACGTTCGCCGGACAGCGCGACGTCATCGCACGCGCGCTGCGCGATATACCACCGGCACTCGATGTCCTGATCCGGGAGCGTCCACGCCTGACCACGGCGCTCAACAAGCTGGGAGTGCTCAGTGCCACTGCCACCCAGCTGGTCACGGACACGCAGGCCGATTTGGTGAAGAACCTGAAGAACCTCGAGCCGACACTTCGTGCACTCGCCGACGTCGGCGCCGAACTCGACACGGTCCTGGGCTACGCGCTGACCTTTCCGTTCCCGCAGGACTTCCTCGACCGCGGCTTCCGCGGCGACTACATCAACGTCTTCGCCGTCATGGACCTGACGATTCCCCGTCTCAAACGGGGGCTGTTGCTGGGCACTCGATGGGGTGAAGAGGGCGCGCCGCTAGTGGCGGCGCCGGGTGACCCGTATTACCTGAACTACACCTACGACCCGCTGGGGGCGCCGATCACGCCCGCACCACCGGCCGCTGCGCCAACCGGGCCGCCACCCGGGGCTGCGCCGCCGGAGGCCGGCACCCCACCGCCATCCCACCCGAAAGTCCCAGCCCCCACCGATTTTCCACCCCTGGACGAAGGCGGCCGCTGA
- a CDS encoding MCE family protein, translating to MSALARTGVKFGLFATLTAVLTGFLLVVFSEYRTGSTNGYSAVFADASRLKAGDSVRAAGIRVGTVNGVALQPDNTVLVTFDADRNVVLTTGTRLAVRYLNLVGDRYLDLIDGPGSMRILPAHAQIPRDRTEPALDLDLLLSGLKPVIHGLNSQQVNALTASLLQIVQGQGGTLQSLLSKTSSFTSGLADNDQVIKQLIDNLNTVVATLDKNGDKFSGAVDRLERLVSGLSADRDPIGAAIDSLDNGTASIANLLATARPPLAATVGQLNRLAPILDQDKDHLDAALQRAPENYRKLARFGSYGSFVNYYICELSLRVTDLQGRTVVVPWFKQKDGRCAEP from the coding sequence ATGAGCGCCCTTGCGCGCACAGGCGTCAAATTCGGACTCTTCGCGACCCTGACGGCGGTCTTAACAGGGTTCCTGCTCGTTGTCTTCAGCGAATACCGCACCGGTTCAACGAATGGATATTCGGCGGTCTTCGCCGATGCGTCGCGGCTCAAGGCAGGCGATTCGGTGCGTGCCGCCGGTATCCGGGTTGGCACGGTCAACGGCGTTGCGCTGCAACCGGACAACACCGTCTTGGTGACGTTCGATGCTGACCGCAACGTCGTGCTGACCACAGGTACCCGGCTGGCCGTGCGTTACCTCAATCTGGTAGGAGATCGCTACCTGGACCTGATAGACGGTCCCGGTTCGATGCGGATCCTCCCTGCCCACGCGCAGATTCCCCGGGACCGTACCGAGCCGGCGCTGGATCTGGATCTCTTGCTAAGTGGGCTCAAACCGGTAATCCATGGCCTGAATTCTCAACAGGTCAACGCGCTGACCGCATCGCTGCTGCAGATCGTACAGGGACAGGGAGGAACGCTGCAATCTCTACTGTCCAAGACATCGTCGTTCACCAGCGGGTTAGCGGACAACGACCAAGTGATCAAACAGCTCATCGACAATCTCAACACCGTTGTCGCAACGCTCGACAAGAACGGTGACAAGTTTTCGGGTGCGGTCGATCGCCTCGAGCGGCTGGTGAGCGGGTTGTCGGCCGACCGCGATCCGATCGGTGCTGCCATCGATTCGCTGGACAACGGAACCGCATCGATCGCGAACCTGCTGGCCACAGCGCGCCCGCCGTTGGCTGCAACGGTGGGCCAGTTAAATCGATTGGCGCCCATCCTCGATCAGGACAAAGACCACCTCGACGCCGCGCTGCAAAGAGCCCCTGAGAACTACCGCAAGCTGGCGCGATTCGGTTCGTACGGAAGCTTCGTCAACTACTACATCTGCGAACTGTCATTGCGCGTAACCGATCTGCAGGGTCGCACCGTCGTGGTCCCGTGGTTCAAGCAGAAAGACGGGAGGTGCGCAGAGCCCTGA
- a CDS encoding MCE family protein, whose translation MTADALTPRPFPWLSVLRPIAGLGTILATALVFVFVADIFQGNLTRTVPVTVLSDRAGLAMSPDARVKMLGVQVGKVSWIEDLPDGGAAIHLAMDPARLHLIPANVLVDVASTTVFGAKFVQLVPPADPSRAPMYAGQVLDSKHVTIEINTVFQQLTSVLSEVEPAKLNETLGAIASALRGRGEKFGQMVSHLNKFLATVDPSLRTLSHDIEVSPAVMNAYADAAPDLVKIAGNATQVSKTFVEEQQNLDTLLISTIGLADVGNDVVGNNRQALTDVVHLLVPTTDLANQYHEGLTCSLRGMLPLVHTPALPDPGVVISVSLLFGRERYRYPSNLPKVAAKGGPHCMDLPNVPFAKREPFLVTDVGANPAQYGNQGILLNSDRLKQMLFGPIDGPPRNSTQIGQPG comes from the coding sequence GTGACCGCAGACGCGCTAACCCCGCGCCCCTTCCCCTGGCTGTCAGTGCTACGACCCATTGCGGGGTTAGGGACCATCCTCGCAACCGCCCTGGTTTTCGTGTTTGTGGCGGACATCTTCCAAGGCAACTTAACTAGAACCGTTCCGGTGACGGTGCTGTCGGATCGTGCCGGACTTGCGATGAGTCCGGACGCCAGGGTGAAAATGTTGGGCGTCCAGGTCGGCAAGGTGTCCTGGATCGAAGACTTGCCCGACGGCGGAGCCGCGATCCACCTTGCGATGGACCCAGCGCGGCTGCATCTCATTCCGGCCAATGTTCTCGTCGACGTCGCATCCACGACGGTGTTCGGTGCCAAGTTCGTGCAGCTGGTGCCTCCCGCGGACCCATCGCGTGCGCCGATGTACGCCGGGCAAGTACTGGATTCCAAGCATGTCACCATCGAGATCAACACGGTGTTCCAACAGCTGACGTCGGTGTTATCAGAAGTCGAGCCCGCCAAGCTCAACGAGACGCTTGGCGCAATCGCATCGGCATTGCGCGGGCGGGGCGAGAAATTCGGTCAGATGGTTTCACATCTGAACAAATTTCTGGCCACGGTTGATCCGAGCCTGCGCACCTTGAGCCATGACATCGAGGTCTCGCCAGCGGTCATGAATGCCTATGCCGATGCTGCGCCGGATCTCGTCAAGATTGCCGGCAACGCGACGCAAGTGAGCAAGACCTTCGTCGAAGAACAGCAGAACTTGGACACGTTGCTGATCAGCACGATCGGACTGGCCGATGTCGGAAACGACGTGGTGGGCAACAACCGGCAAGCGCTCACCGATGTAGTTCATCTTCTAGTGCCGACCACAGATCTGGCGAACCAATACCACGAGGGGCTGACCTGCTCGCTGCGGGGAATGTTGCCGCTGGTGCATACCCCGGCGTTGCCCGATCCCGGCGTTGTTATCTCAGTCAGTTTGCTGTTCGGTCGGGAACGATATCGGTACCCGTCGAACTTGCCAAAGGTCGCGGCGAAAGGCGGTCCGCACTGTATGGATTTGCCGAATGTGCCGTTCGCCAAGCGGGAGCCCTTCCTTGTCACCGACGTGGGCGCTAACCCAGCGCAGTACGGAAACCAAGGAATCCTGCTGAATTCCGATCGGCTCAAGCAAATGCTTTTCGGGCCGATCGACGGGCCGCCGCGCAACTCTACACAGATCGGTCAGCCGGGATGA
- a CDS encoding MCE family protein, giving the protein MLRYREAKMMRAGFIGVVLVVLIVAVGLQPQRLVSLATDVRYRALFAEAGGLALGDAVTVSGIKVGAVSDVSLHSGKALVTFTINSKVRLGSDSTAHIRTGSLLGQRVLTLEPAGRRRMSPNEVIPVSRTSSPYSLVDAVSDLTTNVAGTDTQTLNQSLDTLAATINRVAPQLGPTFDGLTRLSRALNGRNEVLRELLNSAGNVTGILAERSQQLNTLLLNANDLIGVLNERRQAIVDLLGSTSALAKQLSGLVADNQKELAPILDKLNSVTAMLEKNRDNIAKALPGMAKFQVTQAETVANGFYYNAFVPNLPPAQNLQPFLDYAFGFRRGTNAGQPPDNAGPRAEFPFPYNGIPGGSR; this is encoded by the coding sequence ATGTTGAGGTACCGCGAAGCCAAGATGATGCGCGCCGGGTTCATCGGCGTGGTCCTGGTCGTATTGATTGTCGCGGTCGGGCTGCAACCGCAGCGGCTGGTGTCGTTGGCGACCGACGTCAGATATAGGGCACTGTTCGCTGAGGCGGGCGGCCTTGCTCTGGGCGACGCCGTGACGGTGTCGGGTATCAAAGTCGGGGCGGTGTCCGATGTTTCACTGCACAGCGGTAAGGCGCTGGTCACGTTCACCATCAACAGCAAAGTCCGGCTGGGATCCGACAGCACTGCTCATATCCGCACCGGATCGCTGTTGGGCCAACGGGTGCTGACCCTAGAGCCCGCCGGCCGCCGAAGGATGTCGCCGAACGAGGTCATCCCGGTCTCGCGCACTTCGTCGCCCTATTCACTGGTCGACGCGGTCAGCGACCTCACAACCAATGTTGCCGGAACCGACACCCAAACGCTCAACCAATCACTGGATACTCTCGCTGCCACAATCAATAGAGTTGCACCGCAATTGGGCCCCACATTTGACGGGCTGACCCGGCTGTCGCGCGCACTCAACGGCCGCAATGAGGTGCTGCGCGAGTTGCTCAACAGCGCTGGCAACGTGACCGGGATCTTGGCCGAACGCAGCCAACAGCTCAACACGTTGCTTCTCAACGCCAACGACCTAATCGGCGTTCTCAACGAACGCCGGCAAGCGATCGTCGATTTGCTCGGCAGCACCTCTGCGCTGGCCAAGCAGCTCTCCGGGCTGGTGGCGGACAACCAAAAGGAATTGGCTCCGATCTTAGACAAGCTCAATTCGGTCACCGCGATGCTGGAAAAGAACCGTGACAACATCGCCAAAGCACTGCCAGGGATGGCGAAATTCCAAGTCACTCAAGCCGAGACCGTCGCCAATGGCTTCTACTACAACGCCTTCGTGCCCAACCTTCCCCCCGCGCAAAACTTGCAACCTTTTCTGGATTACGCGTTCGGGTTCCGGCGGGGCACCAACGCGGGCCAGCCGCCGGATAATGCCGGGCCTAGGGCCGAATTCCCGTTTCCCTACAACGGAATTCCGGGAGGTTCCCGATGA
- a CDS encoding MCE family protein: MNRRRLVAVTAAVLVGLIIGGATPLIRQSYFAPKTVTAVFTTATGIYPGDEVRVAGVKVGNIRSIKPDGTQITMTLNVNHDVPIPADAKAVIVAQNLVAARYVQLAPAYESSGPTMPDGAVIPVDRTAVPVEWDEVKTQLMRLATDLGPTSGVSSTSVSRFIDSAANAMNGNGDKLRQTLAQLSGIGRILADGSGNIVDILKNLQTFVTALRDSNTQIVQFEDHFASLTSVLNGSRSDLDSALNDLSVAVGEVQRFIAGTRDKASEQVQRLANVTQTITDHRIDLENILHVAPNAFANGYNMYSPDTGSVVGAATFQNFANPLFAICGAITAVADATSSETGKLCAQYLGPGLSRFNFNYLPFPTDPYLMKSPDNIIYSDPKLAPGGAGPAETPPEIPPAVSAYTGLNGDVPPPPGYGQPPAVAPGPSAPDHLPAFPSPALYPGAPVSTPTSLSQMLLPADGPAS; encoded by the coding sequence ATGAACCGAAGGCGGTTGGTTGCCGTGACCGCAGCTGTGCTCGTCGGACTCATCATCGGTGGGGCGACCCCGCTCATTCGTCAGTCGTACTTCGCACCTAAGACGGTCACCGCGGTCTTCACCACCGCCACCGGCATTTACCCGGGAGACGAAGTCCGGGTCGCCGGGGTCAAGGTGGGCAACATCAGATCCATCAAGCCTGACGGCACGCAGATAACGATGACGTTGAATGTCAACCACGATGTGCCCATCCCCGCGGATGCCAAGGCGGTGATCGTCGCCCAAAATCTCGTCGCCGCAAGGTATGTGCAGCTTGCACCCGCCTACGAGTCGAGCGGGCCCACAATGCCCGATGGGGCGGTGATCCCCGTTGACCGCACCGCGGTGCCCGTCGAATGGGACGAGGTCAAAACCCAGCTGATGCGGCTGGCAACCGACTTAGGACCGACAAGTGGCGTGTCGAGCACCTCGGTGTCGCGGTTCATCGACAGCGCGGCCAATGCGATGAACGGCAACGGCGACAAACTGCGCCAGACGCTAGCGCAATTGTCCGGGATCGGCCGCATCCTGGCCGACGGTAGCGGCAACATCGTCGACATCCTCAAGAACCTGCAGACCTTCGTTACCGCGCTGCGCGACAGCAACACTCAGATCGTGCAATTTGAGGACCACTTCGCCTCACTGACCAGTGTGCTCAATGGTAGCCGCTCCGACCTGGACTCCGCGCTCAACGATCTCTCGGTCGCGGTCGGCGAGGTACAGCGGTTCATCGCTGGCACCCGCGACAAGGCATCCGAGCAAGTACAGCGGCTGGCCAACGTCACCCAAACAATTACCGATCACCGAATCGATTTGGAAAACATCCTGCACGTCGCGCCTAACGCCTTTGCCAACGGCTACAACATGTACAGCCCGGACACCGGAAGCGTTGTCGGGGCGGCGACATTCCAGAACTTCGCCAACCCGCTCTTCGCCATCTGCGGTGCCATTACCGCCGTCGCCGATGCAACCTCGTCCGAAACCGGAAAGCTGTGTGCGCAATACCTCGGCCCCGGATTGAGCCGGTTCAATTTCAACTATCTGCCGTTCCCGACCGACCCGTACCTGATGAAGTCGCCGGACAACATCATCTACTCCGATCCGAAACTGGCCCCCGGCGGTGCCGGCCCAGCGGAGACACCACCCGAAATTCCGCCAGCGGTGTCCGCGTACACCGGACTCAACGGCGATGTCCCCCCGCCGCCGGGGTATGGGCAGCCACCCGCGGTCGCTCCGGGCCCCTCCGCCCCAGATCATTTGCCGGCGTTCCCATCACCTGCGTTATACCCGGGCGCGCCGGTCTCAACGCCGACCAGCTTGTCGCAGATGCTGTTGCCGGCGGACGGACCGGCATCATGA